One genomic segment of Panicum virgatum strain AP13 chromosome 2N, P.virgatum_v5, whole genome shotgun sequence includes these proteins:
- the LOC120659331 gene encoding ferredoxin--NADP reductase, embryo isozyme, chloroplastic codes for MASAALGTQVAAAALAPVGSDGFLKGSSRKGNNSLNFRSKPWVGKSLAWEKTQQSRHLNKVFCMSVQQASKSKVAVKPVELENAKEPPLNLYKPKEPYTATIVSVERIVGPKAPGETCHIVIDHGGNVPYWEGQSYGVIPPGENPKKPGSPNTVRLYSIASTRYGDSFDGKTASLCVRRAVYYDPETGKEDPSKKGICSNFLCDSKPGDKVQITGPSGKIMLLPEDDPNATHIMIATGTGVAPYRGYLRRMFMEDVSTYKFGGLAWLFLGVANSDSLLYDEEFTNYLQQYPDNFRYDKALSREQKNKNGGKMYVQDKIEEYSDEIFKLLDGGAHIYFCGLKGMMPGIQDTLKRVAEQRGESWDQKLSQLKKNKQWHVEVY; via the exons ATGGCGTCCGCCGCGCTCGGAACTCAG GTTGCTGCAGCAGCCTTGGCGCCCGTCGGCTCGGACGGTTTCCTCAAGGGTTCTTCGCGCAAG GGTAACAATAGTCTAAACTTCCGGAGCAAACCATGGGTTGGGAAGAGCTTAGCATGGGAAAAGACCCAGCAATCAAGGCATTTGAACAAGGTCTTCTGTATGTCCGTTCAACAAGCAAGCAAAAGCAAAGTTGCTGTTAAACCTGTTGAATTGGAGAATGCAAAGGAGCCACCACTCAACTTATACAAACCGAAGGAACCTTACACAGCCACAATTGTCTCAGTTGAGAGGATTGTAGGCCCTAAAGCCCCTGGTGAAACATGCCACATTGTCATTGACCATGGTGGCAATGTTCCATACTGGGAAGGACAGAGTTATGGTGTCATTCCTCCG GGAGAGAATCCGAAGAAACCTGGGTCTCCAAATACTGTTAGGCTCTATTCTATTGCTTCTACTAGGTATGGTGATTCTTTTGATGGAAAGACAGCAAGCTTATGTGTTCGCCGTGCTGTTTATTATGATCCTGAAACTGGAAAGGAAGACCCCTCAAAGAAAGGTATCTGCAGTAACTTCCTGTGTGACTCAAAACCAGGGGACAAAGTTCAGATCACAG GCCCCTCGGGCAAAATTATGCTTCTTCCGGAGGATGATCCAAATGCAACTCATATCATGATTGCCACTGGCACTGGTGTTGCTCCTTACCGCGGCTACCTACGTCGTATGTTCATGGAAGATGTCTCAACTTACAAATTTGGTGGTCTGGCGTGGCTCTTCCTTGGCGTTGCTAACTCTGACAGCCTTCTCTATGATGAAGAGTTCACTAACTACCTTCAGCAGTATCCAGACAATTTCAG GTATGACAAAGCGCTAAGCAGAGAGCAGAAGAACAAGAACGGTGGCAAGATGTACGTGCAGGACAAGATTGAGGAGTACAGCGATGAAATCTTCAAGCTCCTGGACGGCGGAGCGCACATCTACTTCTGTGGTTTGAAGGGGATGATGCCGGGGATCCAGGACACGCTCAAGAGGGTGGCCGAGCAGAGAGGAGAGAGCTGGGACCAGAAGCTGTCGCAGCTGAAAAAGAACAAGCAGTGGCACGTAGAGGTTTACTAG
- the LOC120659329 gene encoding CCR4-NOT transcription complex subunit 9-like isoform X1 — MAGSCDAVVPDIKKKLEEQLVLLYDPELRGDALVELSKKREMFPDLAPLMWHSFATIIVLLQEIVSFYPALSPPTLSASVSNRACNVLALLQSVASHPETRIPFLKAQITEYLYPFLKTTSNARSFEYLRLTTLGVFGALVKVDDTEVVNTLLNGDTIPLCLRIMETGTELSKTVATFIVQKIIMDEAGLQYICATPERFFGIATVLARMVADQPSTRLLKHIVRCYLRLTDDPRAHIALQTHLPEALRDGTFDNGLRDDDVARRYLQQLLDNLARPGGGAPPAVPGPAAAGVTHPVPAPAAGGAPHPDPGPVAGASTEGSSQAELSHGHPSPAPLAGAAPHPGPGPVAGGSPGGSSASSAHPGPAPTEVDAPHPAPGPVAGGRPGGSSQAGPRRRRR, encoded by the exons ATGGCAGGAAGCTGCGACGCCGTGGTGCCTGACATTAAGAAGAAGCTGGAGGAGCAGCTTGTGCTCCTCTACGACCCTGAGTTGCGTGGAGATGCCCTCGTTGAGCTCTCCAAG AAAAGGGAGATGTTTCCAGATTTAGCTCCACTGATGTGGCACTCTTTTGCCACAATAATTGTGCTGCTACAG GAAATTGTGTCATTCTACCCTGCACTTTCACCCCCTACGTTATCTGCAAGTGTATCGAACAGAGCCTGCAATGTTCTTGCACTTCTTCAG TCTGTTGCATCACACCCTGAGACCAGGATCCCCTTCTTAAAAG CTCAAATTACCGAGTACTTATacccatttttgaaaactaCCAGCAATGCCAGATCTTTCGAGTACCTGCGCCTCACCACTCTTGGTGTGTTTGGTGCTCTTGTTAAG GTAGATGATACTGAAGTTGTCAATACCCTGCTAAATGGTGACACCATTCCTCTATGCTTGCGAATCATGGAGACAGGCACTGAACTTTCAAAAACA GTGGCCACTTTCATTGTCCAAAAGATCATTATGGATGAAGCTGGGTTACAGTACATCTGTGCCACCCCAGAACGTTTTTTTGGGATAGCCACTGTTTTAGCAAGAATGGTGGCTGACCAGCCCTCCACCAGATTGCTGAAGCACATTGTCCGCTGCTACCTCAGGCTGACAGATGATCCCAG GGCCCATATTGCGCTGCAAACTCATCTTCCTGAGGCTCTGAGAGACGGGACATTCGACAACGGCCTTAGG GATGATGATGTTGCAAGGCGCTACCTCCAACAACTGCTGGATAATCTGGCCCGGCCTGGCGGAGGAGCACCTCCTGCAGTCCCAGGTCCTGCAGCAGCTGGGGTAACTCATCCAGTCCCAGCTCCCGCGGCAGGTGGTGCGCCACATCCTGATCCAGGCCCTGTGGCCGGTGCAAGCACTGAAGGATCCTCCCAGGCAGAGCTGAGTCATGGTCATCCAAGCCCAGCTCCGTTGGCGGGTGCTGCACCACATCCTGGTCCAGGCCCTGTGGCAGGTGGAAGCCCTGGAGGATCTTCGGCGAGTAGCGCTCATCCAGGCCCAGCTCCCACGGAGGTTGATGCACCACATCCTGCCCCAGGCCCTGTGGCTGGTGGAAGACCGGGAGGATCCTCTCAGGCAGGGCCGAGACGCAGGCGCCGTTGA
- the LOC120659329 gene encoding CCR4-NOT transcription complex subunit 9-like isoform X2, translated as MFPDLAPLMWHSFATIIVLLQEIVSFYPALSPPTLSASVSNRACNVLALLQSVASHPETRIPFLKAQITEYLYPFLKTTSNARSFEYLRLTTLGVFGALVKVDDTEVVNTLLNGDTIPLCLRIMETGTELSKTVATFIVQKIIMDEAGLQYICATPERFFGIATVLARMVADQPSTRLLKHIVRCYLRLTDDPRAHIALQTHLPEALRDGTFDNGLRDDDVARRYLQQLLDNLARPGGGAPPAVPGPAAAGVTHPVPAPAAGGAPHPDPGPVAGASTEGSSQAELSHGHPSPAPLAGAAPHPGPGPVAGGSPGGSSASSAHPGPAPTEVDAPHPAPGPVAGGRPGGSSQAGPRRRRR; from the exons ATGTTTCCAGATTTAGCTCCACTGATGTGGCACTCTTTTGCCACAATAATTGTGCTGCTACAG GAAATTGTGTCATTCTACCCTGCACTTTCACCCCCTACGTTATCTGCAAGTGTATCGAACAGAGCCTGCAATGTTCTTGCACTTCTTCAG TCTGTTGCATCACACCCTGAGACCAGGATCCCCTTCTTAAAAG CTCAAATTACCGAGTACTTATacccatttttgaaaactaCCAGCAATGCCAGATCTTTCGAGTACCTGCGCCTCACCACTCTTGGTGTGTTTGGTGCTCTTGTTAAG GTAGATGATACTGAAGTTGTCAATACCCTGCTAAATGGTGACACCATTCCTCTATGCTTGCGAATCATGGAGACAGGCACTGAACTTTCAAAAACA GTGGCCACTTTCATTGTCCAAAAGATCATTATGGATGAAGCTGGGTTACAGTACATCTGTGCCACCCCAGAACGTTTTTTTGGGATAGCCACTGTTTTAGCAAGAATGGTGGCTGACCAGCCCTCCACCAGATTGCTGAAGCACATTGTCCGCTGCTACCTCAGGCTGACAGATGATCCCAG GGCCCATATTGCGCTGCAAACTCATCTTCCTGAGGCTCTGAGAGACGGGACATTCGACAACGGCCTTAGG GATGATGATGTTGCAAGGCGCTACCTCCAACAACTGCTGGATAATCTGGCCCGGCCTGGCGGAGGAGCACCTCCTGCAGTCCCAGGTCCTGCAGCAGCTGGGGTAACTCATCCAGTCCCAGCTCCCGCGGCAGGTGGTGCGCCACATCCTGATCCAGGCCCTGTGGCCGGTGCAAGCACTGAAGGATCCTCCCAGGCAGAGCTGAGTCATGGTCATCCAAGCCCAGCTCCGTTGGCGGGTGCTGCACCACATCCTGGTCCAGGCCCTGTGGCAGGTGGAAGCCCTGGAGGATCTTCGGCGAGTAGCGCTCATCCAGGCCCAGCTCCCACGGAGGTTGATGCACCACATCCTGCCCCAGGCCCTGTGGCTGGTGGAAGACCGGGAGGATCCTCTCAGGCAGGGCCGAGACGCAGGCGCCGTTGA